In one window of Bdellovibrio bacteriovorus W DNA:
- a CDS encoding methionyl-tRNA synthetase (COG0143 Methionyl-tRNA synthetase) produces MSHSTNTNTSPRDILITCALPYANGYIHLGHMVEYLQADFWARFQNMRGNKCLYICADDTHGTPIMVKARELGITPEQLIANSYTEHTKDFADFQINFSHYGSTNSQENKELCEFFYEKMVAGNHTRKQLIEQQYCEHDKMFLPDRFVKGTCPKCGAKEQYGDSCDVCGSTYSPIDMKDVHCVLCGNKPVMKQSESIFFKLNDFKEYLAEWIPKHCAPEVSKKMLEWFDEDLLDLDISRDEPYFGFPIPGTNGKKFFYVWVDAPMGYISTTQQWARANNKTLEEIWQNPKTEIYHFIGKDIARFHTIFWPAFLKAAGFRSPDQVFVHGHLMVNGEKMSKSKGTFIAARTYLNHLNPEYLRYYYATKLNSSVDDIDLNLEDFSSRVNSELVGKITNLGSRGGQMLKKKMDGKMSTPDVDGAKVLKLAQEKAQVIAEHYEARDFAKALTEIRNLADEANRYFDEKAPWKTLEADPEGTKRVLTTTLNLFRVLAIYLKPILPIYSEKVAVLLNESDYKWSDAQTVLENVEINNYTHLATRIEAEKIKDMVEEGRVINERLQAQKAKASTAPAAAATAKESTKTAEVSESGLIDFADFEKVELRVGQVIEAEEIKEADKLLRLKVDIGNGEIRQIIAGIKAAYTAESLLNRKLLVCVNLKPRKMKFGMSEGMVLAAGSGGSDLFVLSPDEGAQVGQRVK; encoded by the coding sequence ATGAGTCATTCCACAAATACCAACACTTCCCCACGCGACATCTTGATCACATGTGCTCTTCCCTACGCCAATGGTTATATCCATTTAGGCCACATGGTGGAGTATCTGCAAGCCGACTTCTGGGCACGTTTTCAAAACATGCGTGGCAATAAGTGTTTGTACATCTGTGCGGACGACACTCACGGAACACCGATCATGGTAAAAGCTCGTGAACTCGGCATCACACCTGAGCAGCTCATTGCGAACTCTTACACTGAACACACAAAAGACTTTGCAGATTTTCAAATCAATTTTTCTCACTATGGCTCTACAAACTCGCAAGAGAACAAAGAACTGTGCGAATTCTTCTACGAGAAAATGGTTGCTGGGAATCACACGCGCAAACAACTCATTGAGCAGCAGTATTGTGAACACGATAAAATGTTCCTTCCTGATCGCTTCGTCAAAGGCACATGCCCGAAGTGTGGCGCTAAAGAGCAATACGGCGACTCTTGTGATGTATGTGGATCGACTTATTCACCGATTGATATGAAAGACGTGCATTGCGTTCTTTGTGGCAATAAGCCAGTGATGAAACAAAGTGAGAGTATCTTCTTTAAGCTCAATGACTTTAAAGAGTACCTTGCTGAATGGATTCCGAAACACTGTGCTCCTGAAGTTTCTAAAAAAATGCTTGAGTGGTTCGATGAAGATCTTTTGGATCTAGATATCTCTCGAGATGAGCCTTACTTCGGCTTCCCGATTCCAGGAACTAATGGGAAAAAGTTTTTCTACGTTTGGGTAGATGCTCCAATGGGTTATATCTCCACGACTCAGCAATGGGCCCGTGCGAATAACAAAACATTAGAAGAGATCTGGCAAAATCCAAAGACTGAGATCTATCATTTTATCGGAAAAGATATTGCACGCTTCCACACCATCTTTTGGCCGGCATTTTTAAAAGCTGCTGGCTTTAGAAGTCCTGACCAAGTTTTTGTTCATGGTCATTTGATGGTCAATGGCGAGAAAATGTCTAAATCAAAAGGTACGTTCATCGCAGCAAGAACTTATCTAAATCACCTCAACCCAGAGTACTTGCGCTATTACTACGCGACGAAATTGAATAGCTCTGTGGATGATATTGATTTAAATCTTGAAGATTTCTCAAGCCGTGTGAATTCAGAGCTTGTGGGTAAAATCACAAATCTTGGTTCGCGTGGTGGACAGATGTTGAAAAAGAAAATGGACGGCAAAATGTCTACACCTGATGTAGATGGCGCAAAGGTCCTTAAGCTTGCTCAAGAAAAGGCCCAAGTCATTGCGGAACATTATGAAGCACGTGATTTTGCTAAGGCTCTAACGGAGATCAGAAATCTTGCCGACGAAGCTAATAGATATTTTGACGAAAAGGCTCCGTGGAAAACTCTGGAAGCAGATCCTGAAGGGACTAAACGCGTTCTTACCACAACTTTGAATTTATTCAGAGTGCTGGCAATTTATTTAAAACCGATTCTTCCTATCTACTCTGAAAAGGTAGCGGTTTTATTAAATGAAAGCGATTACAAGTGGAGTGACGCTCAAACTGTTCTAGAGAATGTAGAGATCAATAACTACACTCACCTTGCAACACGTATTGAGGCTGAAAAAATCAAAGACATGGTTGAAGAAGGCCGCGTTATTAACGAAAGACTGCAAGCCCAAAAAGCCAAAGCATCGACAGCACCAGCGGCGGCTGCCACTGCTAAAGAGTCTACAAAAACGGCGGAAGTTTCTGAATCTGGCTTAATTGATTTTGCTGACTTTGAAAAAGTCGAACTGCGTGTAGGTCAAGTCATTGAAGCCGAAGAAATCAAAGAGGCTGATAAACTTTTAAGACTTAAAGTAGATATCGGCAATGGCGAGATTCGCCAGATCATTGCTGGCATCAAAGCCGCCTACACTGCGGAGTCTCTCTTGAACCGTAAGCTTTTAGTTTGTGTGAATTTAAAACCACGCAAAATGAAATTCGGAATGTCAGAGGGTATGGTCCTTGCGGCTGGCAGCGGCGGAAGTGATTTATTTGTTCTTAGCCCTGACGAAGGCGCCCAAGTCGGCCAAAGAGTGAAGTAA
- a CDS encoding hypothetical protein (COG2217 Cation transport ATPase), with protein sequence MFARTLKVIVLVFSLLAVSISASAQKLSTASPKYPLIESWKGKVLIVSKSGERTELKRSFILREHTGFVSEVGSSVVVRLDEYRSVTLGGGAVRSELVLPVISWETGEAPIVNFKEGDLRWVSVKAEKKIYNIALSSQLFQFIVPVGDFLFSLDPKKAFAEVKVLKGQMEFSASNAEDSVLVKSGEQASFQGVIEGGEIAYDILLQGRKIPKGKLSRVSKIDPKYFEAEKAKVKAAEDALKKAALAEAKKVAAGKRPGAICHQPEGMFNECSWRCEKAGTLVKGQKQGCGAGATCVRRRCNANGEWADRFELTAEIGGNMCKADAVVGACDY encoded by the coding sequence ATGTTCGCAAGAACTCTTAAAGTAATAGTTTTAGTATTCAGTCTTCTTGCTGTTTCCATTTCAGCCAGCGCCCAGAAGCTTTCAACAGCTTCGCCAAAGTACCCCTTGATTGAATCTTGGAAGGGGAAAGTGCTGATAGTTTCAAAATCCGGGGAGCGAACAGAGTTAAAGCGAAGCTTTATCTTGCGCGAGCACACGGGTTTTGTTTCTGAGGTCGGAAGTTCTGTGGTTGTACGTTTGGATGAGTACCGCAGTGTCACCTTGGGCGGCGGAGCTGTTCGCTCAGAATTGGTTTTACCTGTGATCAGTTGGGAAACAGGGGAAGCTCCGATCGTGAACTTTAAAGAAGGCGATCTTCGTTGGGTGTCGGTGAAGGCTGAAAAGAAGATCTATAATATCGCCCTGAGTTCTCAGTTATTTCAATTCATTGTCCCGGTGGGGGATTTTTTATTCTCTCTTGATCCTAAGAAAGCCTTTGCGGAAGTGAAGGTTTTAAAAGGTCAGATGGAATTTTCAGCATCTAACGCCGAGGATTCTGTTTTGGTAAAGTCGGGGGAGCAGGCAAGCTTTCAAGGAGTGATCGAGGGGGGCGAGATCGCCTACGACATTTTACTTCAAGGTCGAAAGATCCCTAAAGGTAAACTTTCTAGAGTTTCAAAGATTGATCCTAAATACTTTGAAGCTGAAAAAGCCAAAGTCAAAGCCGCAGAAGACGCTTTAAAAAAGGCAGCTTTGGCGGAAGCCAAGAAAGTGGCCGCAGGTAAGCGACCAGGGGCTATTTGCCATCAGCCAGAAGGCATGTTCAACGAGTGCTCTTGGCGCTGTGAAAAAGCCGGAACCCTTGTAAAAGGACAAAAACAGGGCTGCGGAGCCGGGGCCACATGCGTTCGCAGACGCTGCAACGCCAACGGGGAATGGGCCGATCGCTTTGAGCTGACGGCTGAAATTGGCGGCAATATGTGCAAGGCTGATGCTGTTGTGGGGGCTTGTGATTATTAA
- a CDS encoding putative carbonic anhydrase (COG0288 Carbonic anhydrase), giving the protein MRHLALLAVTSLAITACTTTTENRRAPNQEDMKVMLKDKDGNLREAKSRPDLVDSKNFMPINPDEIDAAIDQQNALRQNRIATTPTGPSTNVNTSDEAQADANYVKEAVSLAAEHIQNTHRNSYREAGPVAAETAQRWLRNGNTRFTKGFFRNDGASGKDRLRLAQNGQKPHSVVVACSDSRVPPEIAFDQKLGEIFVVRNMASTIADNSLASIEYAVANLGTNLVVLLGHDSCGGVEAALAAMNGAQVSSPALQNVFDDMRPRLEGFIGKTPSHGHVDESWANLQGLEQELLERSAILRDAVASGDVKIVKALYRLNSGLVEWR; this is encoded by the coding sequence ATGCGACATTTGGCCCTTTTGGCTGTTACATCTTTAGCTATCACGGCTTGTACAACAACCACTGAAAACAGACGCGCTCCCAATCAAGAAGACATGAAAGTGATGCTCAAGGATAAAGACGGCAATTTGCGCGAAGCAAAGTCACGTCCTGACTTAGTAGATTCAAAAAACTTCATGCCTATTAACCCCGATGAAATCGATGCGGCCATTGATCAACAAAACGCTCTTCGCCAAAATCGCATCGCGACCACACCAACGGGTCCTTCTACCAATGTGAATACTTCCGACGAAGCACAAGCCGATGCCAATTATGTGAAAGAAGCAGTTTCTTTAGCCGCAGAACACATTCAAAACACTCATCGCAACTCTTACCGCGAAGCTGGTCCTGTGGCTGCGGAAACTGCTCAACGCTGGTTAAGAAACGGAAACACACGGTTTACGAAGGGCTTTTTTAGAAACGATGGAGCCAGTGGAAAAGATAGACTTCGCCTAGCTCAAAACGGCCAAAAACCTCACTCCGTCGTGGTGGCTTGCTCTGACTCTCGTGTCCCGCCAGAAATTGCCTTTGATCAAAAACTCGGCGAAATCTTTGTTGTTCGGAATATGGCAAGCACCATTGCCGACAACTCTTTAGCTAGTATCGAGTACGCCGTCGCTAACCTCGGCACCAATCTCGTAGTACTTTTAGGCCATGACTCTTGCGGAGGAGTTGAGGCGGCGCTAGCAGCAATGAATGGAGCTCAAGTTAGCAGCCCTGCCTTACAAAACGTGTTTGACGACATGAGACCGCGCCTAGAAGGCTTTATTGGCAAAACTCCTTCCCACGGTCATGTGGATGAATCTTGGGCAAACCTTCAAGGACTAGAGCAAGAACTCTTGGAGCGCTCAGCAATCCTAAGAGACGCTGTGGCCTCTGGAGATGTAAAGATCGTGAAAGCTCTTTATCGCCTGAATTCAGGCCTTGTGGAATGGCGTTAG
- a CDS encoding rod shape-determining protein MreB (COG1077 Actin-like ATPase involved in cell morphogenesis), producing the protein MLSWFFKDEAGTAADLYVDLGTANILIAARGKGIVLNEPSLVAYQQTSPGKKRVIAVGSDAKEKLANNPGSIFPQKPIRDGVIADFETTEVMLQQFLSHPNVKSAFSRPRVAVSLPYGVTEVEKKAVIKTCKSAGAKDVLLIDEPMVAAIGSGLNIKSPEGNMLIDIGGGTTEVAVIALADIVYCEAARVGGHKIDDAIIDYYRKYKNIVINESTAEQLKVTLGTAVPKKDIRHMTISGRHAETGMNTTIETSSEDVGLAMNTCIQEIINAVHKALEQTPPELVSDIIERGVVLAGGGALIRDLDLRIENEVRLPVRVTENPLTAIARGGEAVLSDPELLDKILLEV; encoded by the coding sequence ATGTTATCATGGTTCTTTAAGGACGAAGCTGGAACTGCCGCAGATCTCTATGTGGATCTGGGCACTGCGAATATTTTGATTGCGGCTCGCGGTAAAGGGATTGTCCTGAATGAACCCTCGTTGGTTGCCTACCAACAAACAAGCCCTGGAAAAAAGCGCGTGATTGCCGTCGGAAGCGACGCCAAAGAAAAACTTGCGAACAATCCAGGGAGTATCTTCCCTCAAAAACCTATTCGCGACGGAGTGATTGCAGACTTTGAAACCACAGAGGTGATGCTGCAACAATTCCTAAGTCATCCGAATGTGAAATCTGCTTTTTCGCGTCCTCGCGTTGCAGTTTCACTTCCTTACGGTGTCACGGAAGTTGAGAAAAAAGCTGTTATTAAAACCTGCAAATCAGCGGGTGCTAAGGATGTTCTTTTAATTGATGAGCCGATGGTAGCTGCCATTGGATCTGGTTTAAATATCAAATCTCCTGAAGGAAATATGCTGATTGATATAGGCGGTGGAACGACAGAAGTTGCTGTGATCGCCCTTGCTGATATCGTCTATTGTGAGGCCGCCCGCGTGGGTGGCCATAAAATTGATGATGCGATTATTGATTACTATCGCAAATACAAAAACATCGTCATCAATGAAAGCACTGCTGAACAACTTAAAGTCACTTTGGGCACTGCAGTTCCTAAAAAAGATATTCGTCATATGACTATTTCAGGTCGCCATGCTGAAACTGGCATGAACACGACCATCGAAACAAGCTCTGAAGACGTGGGTCTTGCGATGAACACTTGCATTCAAGAAATCATCAATGCTGTCCACAAAGCGCTTGAACAAACTCCTCCCGAATTGGTTTCTGATATCATTGAAAGAGGCGTTGTTTTAGCAGGGGGTGGTGCCTTGATTCGAGACTTAGATCTAAGAATCGAAAATGAAGTGCGCCTGCCTGTTCGAGTGACCGAAAACCCTCTAACAGCCATCGCCCGTGGAGGCGAAGCTGTTCTGAGCGATCCTGAGCTCTTAGATAAAATCCTTTTAGAAGTTTAG
- a CDS encoding putative glycosyl transferase (COG0463 Glycosyltransferases involved in cell wall biogenesis): MLSGVTKLPISLVIITLNEEANIERCIRSAPFVSDVVVVDSFSSDATPEIAKACGARVFQEAWRGFGPQKAFATEQATQPWILSLDADEALSPELAAEIQSKFSELDPKAGYMIPRRSFHLGRWIYHGGWYPDLQLRLFNKDHSQWNAAAVHEKVEVQKVLQLKNDILHWVFKDLSHQVITNDRYSSLGAAELESRGQRFSIFKLLFKPFGKFVECYIMKAGFRDGVPGLIIAMGAAYSLFLKFAKMWEKEHVRKNS, translated from the coding sequence ATGCTGAGTGGTGTGACAAAACTACCGATTTCTTTAGTGATCATTACTTTGAATGAAGAAGCCAATATCGAGCGCTGCATCCGCTCGGCTCCTTTTGTATCTGATGTGGTTGTGGTGGATAGCTTCTCGAGTGACGCCACCCCTGAAATTGCCAAGGCCTGCGGGGCCCGGGTTTTTCAAGAAGCTTGGCGGGGATTTGGACCGCAAAAAGCCTTCGCCACCGAACAAGCCACTCAACCCTGGATTTTATCTTTAGATGCCGACGAGGCTTTGAGCCCAGAACTCGCTGCTGAAATTCAGAGCAAGTTTTCAGAGCTTGATCCGAAGGCGGGCTATATGATTCCGCGAAGATCTTTTCATTTAGGTCGTTGGATCTATCACGGCGGTTGGTATCCCGATTTGCAGCTAAGACTTTTTAATAAAGACCACTCGCAGTGGAACGCGGCTGCGGTTCATGAAAAAGTGGAAGTGCAAAAGGTTTTGCAGTTAAAAAACGATATCTTGCACTGGGTGTTTAAGGACCTCAGTCATCAAGTGATCACCAATGATCGCTACTCAAGTCTAGGGGCTGCAGAGTTAGAATCCCGCGGTCAGAGGTTTTCGATCTTTAAGCTTCTCTTTAAGCCTTTCGGAAAGTTTGTTGAGTGTTATATCATGAAGGCAGGCTTTCGCGACGGAGTGCCGGGCTTGATTATCGCTATGGGTGCGGCTTATTCGCTCTTTTTAAAGTTTGCGAAAATGTGGGAGAAAGAACATGTTCGCAAGAACTCTTAA